Proteins from one Gimesia maris genomic window:
- a CDS encoding aminoglycoside phosphotransferase family protein, translated as MNQPRAEIQIGIQTVQRLLSKQYPALADLPITLVDEGWDNVTFLLGTEYAVRLPRRELAVPLLLHEQQWLPELAARLPLEVPLPIHLGQPDSNFPWSWSIVRWIPGTTADAHDFSAADVRFLATTLQALHQPASSDAPENPFRGIPLHTRHQGVTERLARQRNHPEVDAPRLAALWEELCSTPASTDRVWLHGDLHPRNIIIRDGTLIGIIDWGDLNGGDAATDLACAWLLLDTAGKRQEFFTLYNAEPAQIRRAQGWALHIGLTLHDSNEPRHVPLGLTTLQRVLEDA; from the coding sequence GTGAACCAACCCCGCGCTGAAATTCAAATCGGCATCCAGACAGTCCAGCGACTGCTGTCAAAGCAATATCCTGCACTGGCCGATCTGCCAATTACGCTCGTTGATGAAGGCTGGGACAACGTCACTTTTCTGCTTGGCACCGAATACGCGGTCCGTCTCCCCCGCCGCGAACTGGCCGTCCCACTACTGCTGCATGAACAGCAATGGCTCCCGGAACTGGCGGCCCGGCTTCCGCTCGAAGTCCCCCTGCCGATTCATCTCGGCCAACCGGACTCCAACTTCCCGTGGTCGTGGAGCATCGTCCGCTGGATTCCCGGTACCACCGCCGACGCGCATGATTTCAGTGCCGCCGATGTTCGTTTTCTGGCCACAACATTACAGGCTCTGCATCAGCCCGCGTCGTCCGATGCCCCCGAAAATCCCTTTCGAGGCATACCGCTGCACACCCGCCACCAGGGAGTCACCGAACGACTTGCGCGGCAGCGGAATCATCCCGAAGTGGATGCCCCCCGGCTGGCAGCACTCTGGGAAGAACTCTGCTCTACACCTGCCAGTACCGATCGCGTCTGGTTGCACGGTGACCTGCATCCCCGCAATATCATTATCCGGGACGGCACTCTGATCGGCATCATCGACTGGGGAGACCTGAACGGAGGCGACGCCGCCACCGATCTGGCCTGTGCCTGGTTGCTCCTCGATACAGCAGGCAAACGGCAGGAATTCTTTACCCTCTACAACGCCGAACCGGCGCAGATCAGACGCGCCCAGGGCTGGGCTCTGCACATCGGCCTGACCCTACACGACAGCAACGAACCCCGCCACGTCCCCCTCGGCCTGACCACGCTCCAACGGGTTCTGGAAGATGCGTGA